A single window of Micrococcaceae bacterium Sec5.1 DNA harbors:
- the dnaA gene encoding chromosomal replication initiator protein DnaA: MTVDEANHANTVGSSWRRVLSLLEQDDRVTPRQRGFVILAQAQGLIGSTLLVAVPNELTREVLQTQVKDALDDALRSVFSDDIRCAIDVDTDLVPIHEEPEPAVELSAMPDLAAEPKPQPTPPSTSHEFGRLNPKYIFDTFVIGSSNRFAHAAAVAVAEAPAKAYNPLFIYGDSGLGKTHLLHAIGHYARRLYSGIRVRYVNSEEFTNDFINSIRDDEGTSFKTTYRNVDVLLIDDIQFLAGKDRTQEEFFHTFNALHNANKQVVITSDQPPKMLAGFEDRMTSRFEWGLLTDIQPPELETRIAILRKKGLSEGLSAPDDALEYIASKISSNIRELEGALIRVTAFASLNRQPVDVALAEMVLKDLITDDGAQEITAKQILDQTADYFKLSMEELCSKSRTRTLVTARQIAMYLCRELTDMSLPKIGQELGGRDHTTVIHADRKIRELMAERRVIYNQVTELTNRIKQQQRDS; the protein is encoded by the coding sequence ATGACAGTAGACGAAGCCAACCACGCCAATACTGTCGGAAGTTCCTGGCGCAGGGTGCTGAGCCTTCTGGAACAGGACGACCGGGTCACACCCCGCCAGCGCGGTTTCGTCATCCTCGCCCAGGCCCAAGGCCTCATCGGCTCGACGCTTCTGGTAGCCGTTCCCAACGAGCTCACCCGCGAAGTCCTGCAGACGCAGGTCAAGGACGCCCTTGACGACGCATTGCGCAGCGTTTTTTCCGATGACATCCGTTGCGCGATCGACGTCGACACCGATCTGGTGCCCATCCACGAAGAGCCGGAACCCGCCGTCGAACTTTCCGCGATGCCGGACCTTGCCGCGGAGCCGAAGCCCCAGCCGACACCGCCGAGCACCTCGCATGAATTCGGCCGGCTGAACCCGAAGTACATCTTCGACACCTTCGTGATCGGTTCCTCGAACCGCTTTGCCCACGCGGCCGCTGTTGCCGTAGCCGAGGCCCCTGCCAAGGCATACAACCCGCTGTTCATCTACGGCGACTCCGGGCTCGGCAAGACGCACCTTCTTCACGCGATCGGCCATTATGCCCGCCGCCTCTACAGCGGAATCCGCGTACGCTACGTCAACTCCGAAGAGTTCACCAACGACTTCATCAACTCGATCCGCGATGACGAAGGCACCAGCTTCAAGACCACGTATCGAAACGTGGATGTGCTGCTGATCGACGACATCCAGTTCCTGGCGGGCAAAGACCGGACCCAGGAGGAGTTCTTCCACACGTTCAACGCCCTGCATAACGCCAACAAGCAGGTGGTCATTACCTCGGACCAGCCTCCCAAGATGCTGGCGGGCTTCGAAGACCGGATGACCTCCCGTTTCGAGTGGGGCCTGCTGACGGATATCCAGCCGCCTGAACTGGAAACCCGTATTGCCATCCTCCGCAAGAAGGGCCTCAGCGAGGGATTGTCGGCACCGGACGACGCCCTGGAGTACATCGCTTCCAAGATCTCCAGCAACATCCGGGAACTTGAAGGTGCCCTGATCCGCGTTACTGCTTTTGCCAGCCTGAACCGACAGCCGGTGGATGTGGCCCTCGCCGAGATGGTCCTCAAGGACCTCATCACCGACGACGGCGCCCAAGAGATCACGGCGAAGCAGATCCTGGACCAGACCGCTGACTACTTCAAGCTCAGCATGGAAGAGCTTTGCAGCAAGTCCCGTACGCGAACCCTCGTCACTGCGCGACAGATCGCCATGTACTTGTGCCGTGAGCTCACCGACATGTCCTTGCCGAAGATCGGACAGGAGCTTGGCGGACGCGACCACACCACGGTCATCCACGCCGACCGCAAGATCCGTGAGCTGATGGCCGAGCGCCGTGTGATTTACAACCAGGTCACGGAGCTCACAAACCGCATCAAGCAGCAGCAGCGGGACTCCTGA
- the dnaN gene encoding DNA polymerase III subunit beta produces the protein MKFRVDRDVLAEAVTWTARSLSPRPPVPVLSGLLLKAEAGTVSLSSFDYETSARLEIPADIATEGTILVSGRLLADICRSLPSAPVEVETDGSKVTLTCRRSSFHLATMPEAEYPALPALPAISGTLPGDAFAQAVSQVIIAASKDDTLPILTGVRMEIEDDMITLLATDRYRLAMREVPWKPVTPGISTSALVKSKTLNEVAKTLGGSGDINLALADDDSRLIGFESGGRTTTSLLVDGDYPKIRSLFPDSTPIHATVQTQELVEAVRRVSLVAERNTPVRLAFSQGLLNLDAGTGEDAQASEELEAQLSGEDITVAFNPHYLVEGLSVIETKYVRFSFTTAPKPAMITAQAEADGEDQDDYRYLVMPVRLPN, from the coding sequence GTGAAGTTCAGAGTCGACCGCGACGTCCTGGCAGAAGCCGTTACGTGGACCGCGCGGTCGTTGTCTCCGCGGCCGCCAGTACCTGTGCTTTCCGGCCTCCTCCTCAAAGCCGAGGCCGGAACAGTAAGCCTTTCGAGCTTTGACTACGAGACGTCGGCGCGCCTTGAGATCCCGGCGGATATCGCCACAGAAGGCACCATTCTGGTGTCCGGGCGTCTCTTGGCAGACATTTGCCGCAGCCTGCCTTCGGCCCCCGTGGAAGTTGAGACTGACGGGAGCAAAGTCACCCTCACCTGCCGCCGAAGCAGTTTCCACCTGGCTACAATGCCTGAGGCCGAATACCCGGCTCTTCCGGCATTGCCAGCCATCAGTGGCACCTTGCCAGGTGACGCTTTCGCACAGGCTGTTTCCCAGGTGATCATCGCTGCCAGCAAGGACGACACCCTGCCGATCCTCACCGGCGTGCGCATGGAAATTGAGGATGACATGATCACCCTCCTCGCTACGGACCGCTACCGCCTCGCGATGCGCGAAGTCCCCTGGAAGCCCGTCACTCCGGGCATTTCCACCAGCGCCCTGGTCAAATCCAAGACGCTGAACGAGGTGGCAAAGACCCTTGGTGGCAGTGGTGACATCAACCTTGCCCTCGCTGACGACGACAGCCGCCTGATCGGCTTCGAAAGCGGAGGCCGCACCACCACGTCCTTGCTGGTGGATGGCGACTACCCCAAGATCCGCTCGCTCTTCCCTGACTCCACCCCGATCCACGCAACGGTCCAAACACAGGAACTCGTTGAAGCGGTTCGTCGTGTGTCTCTCGTGGCTGAACGCAACACACCGGTCCGCCTGGCCTTCAGCCAGGGTCTGCTGAACCTCGACGCCGGTACCGGCGAAGACGCCCAGGCGTCCGAGGAACTGGAAGCCCAGCTATCAGGCGAGGACATCACTGTCGCCTTCAATCCGCACTACCTGGTTGAAGGCCTGAGCGTCATCGAGACGAAGTACGTTCGTTTCTCCTTCACCACCGCTCCCAAGCCGGCCATGATCACGGCCCAGGCTGAAGCTGATGGCGAAGACCAGGACGATTACCGCTACCTCGTGATGCCGGTTCGCCTGCCAAACTAG
- the gnd gene encoding decarboxylating 6-phosphogluconate dehydrogenase, with product MHIGLIGLGKMGFNMRERMRNGGIEVTGFDRNPDVTDVASVDELIVALPSPKLVWVMVPSGEITDAVITELGEKLNPGDLVIDGGNSRFTEDQKHAAALAEKGIRFADCGVSGGVWGLQNGYGLMAGGADEDIELALPVFDALRPEGERADSFVHVGGVGAGHYAKMVHNGIEYGLMQAYAEGYELLAAKDIVKDLPGTFRAWQKGTVVRSWLLDLMVKALDEDPGLASIDDYVEDSGEGRWTVEEAIANAVPAPAITAALFARFASREDNSPAMKMVSALRHQFGGHATRPSN from the coding sequence GTGCACATCGGACTGATCGGCCTCGGAAAAATGGGTTTCAACATGCGGGAACGCATGCGGAACGGCGGTATTGAAGTAACCGGGTTTGACCGGAATCCCGATGTCACGGACGTCGCTTCCGTGGACGAACTCATCGTTGCCCTGCCCTCCCCGAAGCTCGTATGGGTCATGGTTCCATCGGGCGAGATCACAGATGCGGTAATCACCGAACTTGGCGAAAAGCTCAACCCTGGTGATTTGGTGATCGACGGCGGCAACTCACGTTTCACCGAGGACCAGAAGCACGCTGCCGCATTAGCCGAGAAGGGCATCCGCTTCGCGGACTGCGGTGTATCCGGTGGTGTGTGGGGATTGCAGAACGGTTATGGCCTGATGGCTGGAGGCGCTGACGAAGACATCGAGCTGGCGTTGCCCGTCTTCGATGCCCTGCGCCCCGAAGGGGAACGAGCAGATAGCTTCGTCCACGTCGGCGGAGTCGGCGCCGGCCATTACGCCAAAATGGTGCACAACGGTATCGAGTATGGGCTCATGCAGGCCTATGCCGAGGGTTACGAATTACTCGCAGCCAAGGACATCGTGAAGGACCTTCCCGGAACCTTCCGCGCCTGGCAAAAAGGAACGGTCGTGCGCTCCTGGCTGCTTGATCTCATGGTCAAAGCACTCGACGAAGATCCGGGCCTGGCCTCGATCGACGACTACGTGGAAGACTCCGGCGAAGGCCGATGGACTGTGGAAGAGGCAATTGCCAATGCTGTCCCGGCGCCGGCAATCACCGCAGCACTCTTCGCCCGGTTCGCTTCGCGCGAAGACAACTCTCCGGCCATGAAGATGGTTTCAGCGTTGCGCCACCAGTTCGGCGGACACGCCACACGTCCGTCCAACTAG
- the recF gene encoding DNA replication/repair protein RecF has translation MYLEHLSLTDFRSYAQVDLKLGPGVTVLVGSNGIGKTNLMEAIGYLATLSSHRVSTDAPLLRFGAERAMIRAKLIRGEQSTVIEVEINAGRANRGRINRGNPVRARDILGICQTVLFAPEDLALVKGDPSNRRRFLDELLVSLIPRHAATRSDYDRVLKQRNALLKSARTGKFTAGHEATLDVWDQHMARAGAELLHARLELVERLRPHLNSAYAQLTDGSKDAGAVYRSTIQGVLDDDGGPADRPTEPSASGEDLRLLSVDELTERYVHAFAASRKKELERGISLVGPHRDELELVLGQAPAKGYASHGETWSMCLSLRLASYYVMLDDARTGGTAPILILDDVFAELDVQRRRKLAAIVAGAEQVLVTAAVDADIPEELAGRRITVVPGGIDGEG, from the coding sequence GTGTATCTTGAACATCTTTCGCTGACCGATTTCCGCAGCTACGCCCAGGTTGACCTGAAGCTTGGCCCCGGGGTCACTGTCCTGGTGGGTTCGAACGGGATCGGTAAGACCAACCTCATGGAAGCCATCGGATATTTGGCAACCCTGAGCTCGCACCGCGTCAGCACCGATGCTCCACTCCTTCGCTTCGGCGCGGAACGCGCAATGATCAGGGCCAAGCTGATCCGCGGCGAGCAGTCCACGGTTATTGAGGTGGAAATTAATGCAGGTCGGGCAAACCGCGGCCGGATTAATCGAGGAAACCCAGTCCGCGCAAGGGACATCCTGGGCATCTGCCAGACCGTCCTGTTTGCACCTGAGGATTTGGCGCTGGTCAAGGGCGATCCTTCCAACCGCAGGCGCTTCCTTGATGAGCTCCTGGTCAGCTTGATTCCCCGCCATGCTGCTACCCGCAGCGACTACGACAGAGTGTTGAAGCAACGCAACGCCCTGCTGAAATCCGCGCGGACCGGAAAATTTACCGCAGGCCATGAGGCAACGCTGGATGTTTGGGACCAGCATATGGCCCGCGCTGGTGCCGAACTCCTGCATGCGCGGCTGGAACTTGTGGAACGGCTCCGCCCGCACCTGAACAGTGCTTACGCGCAGCTCACTGACGGTTCAAAAGATGCCGGCGCGGTGTACCGCTCAACCATCCAGGGCGTACTGGACGACGACGGCGGTCCGGCCGATCGCCCAACGGAACCTTCGGCGTCGGGCGAGGACCTCAGGCTGTTGTCGGTGGACGAACTCACCGAGCGCTACGTCCATGCTTTCGCCGCATCCCGCAAGAAGGAACTCGAGCGGGGCATCTCCCTGGTGGGCCCGCACCGGGACGAATTGGAGCTCGTGCTCGGCCAAGCACCTGCCAAGGGCTACGCTTCGCACGGTGAAACGTGGTCAATGTGCTTGTCGCTGCGCCTCGCTTCCTACTACGTCATGCTCGATGATGCCCGCACCGGAGGCACTGCGCCGATCCTCATTCTTGACGATGTCTTTGCCGAACTCGATGTCCAGCGCAGGCGTAAACTGGCAGCAATAGTGGCCGGCGCCGAACAGGTACTGGTCACGGCCGCCGTCGACGCCGATATTCCCGAGGAGCTGGCCGGGCGGCGTATAACCGTTGTTCCGGGAGGCATCGATGGCGAAGGATAG
- a CDS encoding DciA family protein, with the protein MAKDSPDGLQPGRDPDEIDAAQAALNRMREAAAARGEVRQRAPRPGSAPKRKGLRDTRGFTQFHGTGRDPLGLGKVVGRLVAERGWTSPVAVGSVMAEWETLVGADISAHCTPESFTDTTLHVRCDSTAWATQLRLLSTSLLEMFRNELGEGVVTSIHVLGPSAPSWRKGGRSVNGRGPRDTYG; encoded by the coding sequence ATGGCGAAGGATAGCCCCGACGGACTTCAACCCGGCCGCGATCCGGACGAAATCGATGCTGCCCAAGCCGCGCTGAACCGTATGCGGGAAGCCGCAGCAGCCAGAGGCGAAGTCAGGCAGCGCGCTCCCCGTCCCGGATCCGCGCCTAAACGCAAGGGCCTTCGCGACACCAGGGGTTTTACCCAGTTCCATGGGACCGGACGTGACCCGTTGGGCCTGGGGAAAGTCGTCGGCCGGTTGGTGGCGGAACGTGGGTGGACATCGCCCGTGGCCGTTGGCTCGGTCATGGCCGAATGGGAAACGTTGGTGGGCGCGGACATTTCTGCACACTGCACGCCGGAGAGCTTTACTGACACCACACTTCACGTCCGTTGCGACTCCACGGCATGGGCAACTCAACTGCGATTGCTGAGTACAAGCCTGCTTGAGATGTTCCGGAATGAACTCGGGGAAGGTGTGGTGACCAGCATCCACGTACTCGGTCCGTCTGCGCCAAGTTGGCGCAAGGGTGGGCGCAGCGTCAACGGTCGGGGACCCCGGGACACGTACGGCTGA